A region of Moorena producens PAL-8-15-08-1 DNA encodes the following proteins:
- a CDS encoding phycobilisome protein, with amino-acid sequence MTAQLSDYIKELITKARIVSFANWQDSYPPEIIQYFQAADDHRRYLTDDDLHQIKACSPDTEPLINTAKFLRDNASDIVSEARETLLAQYPDITKPGGSLYPPPRAEACWRDFWHFLRCITYGIAGSSTEFTSAEGLHYMNLLYKEMQVPIPAMVSGLEEIKAASLKRLSEPDTIAPYFDHLINQLKKFS; translated from the coding sequence ATGACTGCTCAATTAAGCGACTATATCAAAGAGCTAATTACCAAAGCCAGAATTGTCAGCTTTGCCAACTGGCAAGACTCCTATCCCCCAGAGATTATCCAGTATTTCCAGGCAGCTGATGATCACCGTCGCTATCTTACCGATGATGACTTGCACCAGATTAAAGCCTGTTCACCAGATACGGAACCCTTAATCAATACAGCCAAATTTTTGCGGGATAACGCTTCTGATATTGTTTCCGAAGCCCGGGAAACCTTATTGGCTCAATACCCTGATATTACTAAACCAGGAGGTAGTCTTTATCCCCCCCCACGAGCAGAAGCCTGTTGGCGAGATTTTTGGCATTTCCTCCGCTGTATTACCTATGGAATTGCTGGCAGTAGCACCGAGTTTACTAGTGCTGAAGGACTGCACTATATGAACTTGTTGTACAAAGAAATGCAAGTCCCAATCCCCGCAATGGTATCAGGATTAGAAGAGATAAAGGCAGCTAGTTTAAAGCGATTATCTGAACCAGACACAATAGCCCCCTATTTCGACCATTTAATTAATCAATTGAAAAAATTTAGCTAA
- a CDS encoding phycobiliprotein lyase, with the protein MSISKFKYFFDCCVGTWVAQRTYHNLTHQEVERSLTEFTIEPLSSALKTKVLIDNQQPDLPNINDLCGYHLGFETVSEKGERVSQQLNMLFVPQVEESMIIEGDYLRDRAYEEAKPKVAHFSFDTNKLELLMTTYYTRVVSVDSITLINPNLRIRKIINYQRPPESEPLDKVVLVGFGVEQKA; encoded by the coding sequence ATGTCCATATCCAAATTTAAATACTTCTTTGATTGCTGTGTAGGAACCTGGGTGGCACAACGTACCTATCATAATCTGACTCACCAGGAGGTAGAGCGCTCCCTTACAGAATTCACCATTGAACCCCTGTCTTCTGCCCTCAAAACTAAGGTGTTGATCGATAATCAGCAACCTGACTTACCTAATATCAATGACCTGTGTGGTTATCATCTTGGTTTCGAGACAGTTTCTGAAAAAGGTGAACGGGTGTCCCAACAACTGAATATGCTTTTTGTCCCTCAGGTCGAAGAATCAATGATTATAGAGGGAGATTATTTACGCGATCGCGCCTACGAAGAAGCTAAACCTAAAGTCGCTCATTTTAGCTTCGATACCAATAAACTAGAACTTTTGATGACCACCTACTATACCCGTGTGGTATCTGTTGATTCCATTACCCTGATCAATCCCAACTTAAGAATCCGCAAAATTATCAATTACCAGCGTCCTCCAGAAAGCGAACCCCTAGACAAGGTGGTGCTAGTGGGCTTTGGGGTGGAACAAAAAGCTTGA
- a CDS encoding phycobiliprotein lyase, whose product MELTEFIERSIGRWRSQRSGHHLAFSHFEEIRSTIDIVALEADDSGVIDICKLYDIDPTTALHPFRMSWEGESDWDEDDIQSGSCVLVPIPDLDNPDRGKLLREQGYAETIAAVGNYHISEDGTFTLLTEYDRAAAEERIWFATPNLRFRVSLIKTSSGQGVTTASFSSEIRDLSQSG is encoded by the coding sequence ATGGAGCTTACTGAATTTATAGAACGTTCTATTGGACGTTGGCGATCGCAACGCAGCGGTCATCACTTAGCGTTTAGTCACTTTGAGGAAATACGCTCAACTATTGATATCGTTGCCCTTGAGGCTGATGACTCAGGTGTGATTGATATTTGCAAACTATACGATATTGATCCCACAACTGCCTTGCATCCCTTTCGCATGAGTTGGGAAGGTGAATCAGATTGGGATGAAGACGACATCCAGTCTGGAAGTTGCGTTCTAGTCCCTATCCCCGATCTTGACAACCCCGATCGGGGAAAACTCCTCAGAGAGCAAGGCTATGCTGAGACAATTGCAGCAGTGGGCAACTATCACATTAGTGAAGATGGTACCTTCACTTTGTTAACGGAGTATGACCGAGCAGCTGCTGAAGAACGGATTTGGTTTGCCACACCGAATTTACGTTTTCGAGTTTCCCTGATTAAAACCAGTTCTGGTCAAGGGGTGACTACAGCCTCGTTTTCTTCAGAAATCCGTGACCTATCCCAATCCGGGTGA
- a CDS encoding chromophore lyase CpcT/CpeT has protein sequence MLSTNTDKNTTNLLTLASWMAGDFSNQKQAIDNPQLYAHIHVFFRPLPFDFFSGIGFYSEQVYDYDLWSPYRQGVHRLIDKGDHSYIENYSLNDPVLYAGAAREPDILKTITPDVIERRYNCSMIFWREGDMFRGSVEPGCQCFIQRNGRKTYLVSDVELTETTWISLDQGMDVNTHEHVWGSAAGHLRFEKRQSFADELPDL, from the coding sequence ATGTTATCTACTAATACCGATAAAAATACTACTAACTTACTAACTCTAGCTAGTTGGATGGCTGGAGATTTTAGTAACCAAAAACAAGCGATTGATAATCCTCAGCTTTACGCTCACATTCATGTTTTCTTTCGCCCCTTACCCTTTGATTTCTTTTCGGGTATTGGTTTCTACTCTGAGCAAGTCTATGACTATGATCTGTGGAGTCCCTACCGTCAGGGAGTCCATCGCCTGATTGATAAAGGTGATCATAGTTATATAGAAAATTACAGCCTTAACGATCCAGTTCTTTATGCCGGGGCAGCGCGAGAGCCAGATATTCTCAAAACCATCACCCCTGATGTTATAGAACGTCGCTACAACTGTTCGATGATTTTTTGGCGAGAGGGTGACATGTTTCGCGGCAGTGTAGAACCCGGTTGCCAGTGTTTCATCCAACGTAATGGGCGTAAAACCTATCTGGTCAGTGATGTGGAATTGACTGAAACGACTTGGATAAGCCTAGATCAGGGTATGGATGTTAATACTCATGAGCACGTATGGGGATCAGCAGCTGGTCATTTACGATTTGAAAAACGGCAAAGTTTTGCTGACGAATTACCTGATTTGTAG
- a CDS encoding CpeR family transcriptional regulator, which yields MICVQLMLPPIAQKKMQCWIRSRHLICSGHFFIFETVEYTTVERFSECVESLGGSVISVKPIKKIWIGSHRQVILYQAKASLHTPHHDLKQYWIKYGSFRTRFDERS from the coding sequence ATGATTTGTGTACAGCTAATGCTACCGCCAATAGCTCAAAAAAAGATGCAGTGCTGGATTAGGAGCAGACATTTGATTTGCTCCGGTCACTTTTTTATCTTTGAGACGGTAGAATATACAACGGTTGAACGATTCTCGGAATGTGTCGAGAGTCTCGGAGGAAGTGTAATATCCGTTAAACCCATTAAAAAAATTTGGATTGGCTCCCATCGCCAAGTTATTTTGTATCAAGCTAAAGCGAGTTTACATACACCTCATCATGATCTAAAACAATACTGGATAAAATACGGTAGCTTCCGCACCAGATTTGATGAACGTTCGTGA
- a CDS encoding bleomycin hydrolase encodes MLDAFSRAVVTADSKTACLGAEDLGALKTFIADGNKRLDAVNSIASEASCIVSDAVSGMICENTGLIQAGGNCYPNRRMAACLRDGEIILRYVTYALLAGDASVLSDRCLNGLKETYSALGVPTTSTARAVGIMKAAAIAFINNTASDRKFETVSGDCSSLAAEAGGYFDAVVAAIS; translated from the coding sequence ATGCTTGACGCTTTTTCCAGAGCTGTAGTTACAGCAGATAGCAAAACCGCATGTCTAGGTGCTGAAGACCTAGGTGCTCTAAAAACTTTTATTGCTGATGGTAATAAGCGCCTTGATGCTGTAAACAGCATCGCTAGCGAAGCCAGCTGCATCGTTTCCGACGCTGTTTCTGGAATGATCTGCGAAAACACTGGTTTGATTCAAGCTGGTGGTAACTGCTACCCCAACCGCCGCATGGCTGCTTGCTTGCGTGATGGTGAAATCATCCTCCGCTACGTGACCTATGCTCTATTAGCTGGTGATGCTTCTGTACTAAGCGACCGCTGCCTGAATGGTCTCAAGGAAACCTACAGCGCTCTGGGTGTACCCACCACCTCCACAGCTCGTGCTGTTGGAATCATGAAAGCTGCTGCAATTGCTTTCATTAACAACACTGCTAGCGATCGCAAGTTTGAAACTGTTTCCGGCGATTGCTCCTCCTTAGCGGCTGAAGCTGGTGGTTACTTCGATGCAGTAGTTGCTGCTATCAGCTAG
- the cpeA gene encoding class 1 C-phycoerythrin subunit alpha, producing MKSVISTVVTAADAAGRFPSSSDLESVQGSLQRAAARMEAAEKLAAGIDKVTKEAGDACFKKYPYLKESGEAGDSQVKIDKCYRDLGHYLRLINYCLVVGGTGPLDEWGIAGQREVYRSLNLPTAPYVAALEFTRDRGCAPRDMSAQALVEYKGYLDYVINSLS from the coding sequence ATGAAATCAGTTATAAGCACAGTTGTTACTGCTGCCGATGCTGCAGGCCGTTTCCCTAGCAGCTCTGACCTTGAGTCCGTTCAAGGTAGCCTACAACGGGCTGCTGCTCGTATGGAAGCTGCTGAAAAGCTAGCAGCTGGCATTGATAAAGTAACCAAAGAAGCTGGTGATGCTTGCTTTAAGAAGTATCCTTACCTAAAGGAATCTGGTGAAGCTGGGGATTCTCAAGTAAAGATTGACAAGTGCTACCGCGATCTTGGTCACTACCTACGCTTAATCAACTACTGCTTAGTTGTTGGCGGTACTGGTCCTCTAGATGAGTGGGGTATTGCTGGTCAGCGTGAAGTTTACCGTTCTTTGAACCTACCTACCGCTCCCTATGTAGCAGCTCTTGAGTTCACTCGCGATCGCGGTTGTGCTCCTCGTGACATGTCTGCTCAAGCTTTGGTTGAGTACAAAGGTTACCTTGACTATGTAATCAACTCCTTGTCCTAA